A stretch of DNA from Lepus europaeus isolate LE1 chromosome 11, mLepTim1.pri, whole genome shotgun sequence:
CCAAGAGATCAGCCCGTCCCACATCCTTCTCAGTCAACAGAAAACTCAaaatccctccctccccacaaaaCCCCAGCCAGAAGGGGGCCCCCTTTCCGCTGCATTCAGAAGTGTCTGATTTAGTTTCTTTGGCCCTATGAAGTCAAGAATCAGATCTTATCACCCAGCACTAAGCAGGCAGCACTATGTGAAAGACAGTgtgggggccgacgctgtggcgtagtgggtaaagccaccgcctgttttgccggcttcccatatgggcgccgtttcaagtcctggctgctcctcttccaatccagctctctgtgctgtggcctgggaaagcagtggaagatggcccaagtccttgggcccctgcacctgcatgggagacccagaagaagctcttggctccggactggcacagctccagtcgttgcagccaactggggagtgaaccagcgaatggaagacctctctctccctctgcctctccttctctatgtaactctttcaaataaataaatcaatctttaaaaagaaaaagaaagaaagacagtgtGGTACAGAGGGCACTTAAAACCAGGATTAGGTGTGCCACATGTCCGGTTTTCAGTTTCTGTCTGGGAAACTGAGTTTGTTTCAGCAGGCCTATACCTGCACACCAACTTCACTGTCACCAGGCAAACTCCCAATTCATATTGTATCTTCTGCCCACCATGTCCTACACAACTGCCCAGACATATGCCTTTAAAAATTCACTAAGAcaaaaggtttttttaattttaaataaaattcactaAAATCAACTCCATCTTCTGTTCATTGCTAATGTGGAAAGAAGGTTCCATACGCTGGATAACCTGTGAACTGTAAGCTTTCAGCTGAATGCCACTTGTGAAGGAATACAAGTTAAATGTTTGAGAAGTCAAAGCACATAATCACAATGACTTGGAAGCCAatgttttaaaactaaataatatCCTAAAGTtgctgtaaaaaaatttttaattggttAATTAGCTTTTCAAATCTGCCCGGGTCCCACAGCATGTATGCACACTGTGTCCAGggtgtattttttgtttaaatcatCTAGCAGCCTCAGTGTATTTCTCCTTTCCCAGAACAGCTGACCACTCTATCTTCTGTTTCTGCTTGTGCAATAGGAATAACAGCCTCCACCACACTTAACTGAGTCTATACAAAGTTAAGAGGCAATAGGGCtaatgctgtggcataacgggtaaagccactgcctgcaacgccagcatcccatacaggcacaggttcgagtcccagccactccactttcaatccagctccctgctaatgcacctgggaaagcagtggaggatggcccaagtccttggacccctgtacccacatgggagaccaggagaagctcctggctcctggcttcagactggccaagctctaggtgttgcagccatttgggggagtgaaccagcgggtgaaagacctctctttctctccctctaactctacctttcaaataaataaatctttaagaaaaaaaaaaagtccagaggGAACATCGCTGTGCTGTTGTCTAGCACCCTGAATGAGGCAAACACAGGCCTCATTCTCATTAGCTATTCACAGGGAGGATGAATGGATGAGGAGGAGCCTGAGACAAGGAGGCTGGTTAATTCACTAAGAGATAAGACCGTAGTCAAAGCCAGAGTAGTGCAATATGGGGCTCAAATCCACTTCCCATCTAAGTGCAGAGCTCCTCTGCCTCACCATATACTGTTCAGTCCTATTGCATTTCTGCATTGTACTTGTTCCTTTGACTGCATACTCGGGTTTTTGTCAGAATGTTGGGGGAGCTTCCCCTCAGGTTTGGAAATCAGGTTATAAGAAGGCACCTGTCAGCCATTCATGTCACCAGTCTTCCCACCTTTCCATCAAACCAGCATTATCTGGACAGAACACCACCATAAAAGCATGAGGTGTCATTTAGCTTGATGAGAATGAAGAACAAGTGATGAACAGGAAACCTAGCTGTCTACAGTGCCTGCAGGACGAGTCCTCCCAGTCAAGAGCACACAGGGCATCTGATCTCACATGGAGGAACAGCTGGCCCCTTCCCTGCAACGGAGGCTTGGAGGCACCTCAGTGGGGAGCTGCTCTCCCACTCTCAGTCTCCCGTGGGCTCCCTGAACCCCAGGAGGGGAGCAAGTACCTATCATCGTAGGAGGAGATCCTCTTGCCATCCATGACTCGCGAAGGGGTGAGCGAGAGCAGGCTGAGGGAGTACAGCTTCTGCAGGAAGTGACTCTctacagagagaggaacacacgGCAGCTCACGGCGCGGCCAGAGCCCACACCAGGACGCGATGGCCGGGGCCGCACTCACCTCTGACCTTGGAATCCTTACTGAAGCGCCACTGAGGCACAAAGACGGTTATGTCCCGGTGACCACGGTCCCAGAAGTACTGCACGGCAATGGCAATACCCCGGCTGGAGAAGTGGTGCTGGAGCCCATGCCTGCAGCGGGAAGGGTCAGTGCTCTGGCCACCTTCAGCCTGTGTCcccaaggcaggcagagaggcctGCCTCATCCCCTCCCCAGGACCCTCGCCCGTCCCCCCAGGGTACTCACACCATGGCCACGTTGCTGCCATCGATGACAATGTGGCGGAGGCCCGGCTGGCCAGGCACATTGGCCAGGCACAGGTTGAAGGGATCCTGCAAGGCCTCCTGGAAACGCTGCGTGCCGGTCACCAAGTTGCCACCTCGGGCGCCTCGCTTCCACGGGGAGCCCCGGCCCCGAGCCCCAGCCTGCGGCTTGTCTGCCCGGTCACCCCGGTCTCCCCGGTCTCCCCGGTCCCCACAGTGCCAGCGGGGCTCAGGGGCGGGTGGAGGGCTAGGCACTCTTGGAGGCGAGGCGCTCCCGTTGTGGAGCCGCTGGAGGAGGGAGGCTCCCCGAGGTTGCGCCACCCGTTGACAGGGGCCGTGGGCACCAGGAGGCTCACTTTGGACACTGAGCCCTCCTCCCTCTTGGGGCACTCCCTTCCCCGGGGCCTTGCCTCTCAGGGGTCCCCCCTCCCCGGTCCTTCCACCTGCTGTCTGTGTCCTGAAAGCTACTTCTCTCTCCCAGGCCTCTCCCCCAGGCAGCTCCTTCCACCTCAACTCCATCTCTCTGGGACCACCCAGTCTGCCCACCTCCTTCGGCATAGCATGACCCTCTTCACTTGCCATCCTGGAATCTCCTTGCCCCATAGACCCCATGTCCAGGGAGCCCCTGGCTTCCCCTGGGGGAGCTCTGAGCTCCCCGGGGTTCCCCTCCCAGGACGGGGGCACCTGCAGCCCACGCCCCCTGGACACCTCCTGCACCAGACTCAACAGCTCCTCCTGGACAGCCGGGGGCAGCTGCAGCAGGGCGGCCCTGTGGTCATCTGGCCAGGACTGCAGCAGGGCGGAGAAGTCGCTTGTCACTCCAGCTCCCGGGGAAAGCCCAGGCCGGAAGTCGCAGCTCAGCCTCTCCACTAGCTCCTCCACCCGGCTCTGAGCCATGACAAAGGCTTCAGTCAGGCCACTGACCACCAGCAAGCCAGGCGCCTGAGGCACTAGGTGGGCACAggtgctccaggccaggcagTCCAGAAAGAGACCCCGGGCTCCCAGGAAGATGCAGTGCAGTTGAGGTGGGTAGTGGATTTCCTCCTGCAACTCCGGGCTACAGAGCCCCTTCAGGTACTCCTGTGGGAAAGGCCAGACAGAAGAGGCTGCTAGAATCCTCAGTGGCTTCAGGCCAAGACTCTCCCCTGAGCTCCCGGTGTGTAGCCTGGAGTTACCCAGAGGGATACTGCTATTATCCCCATCttacagatcaggaaactgaggctaaaACCCCAGCCTGACTCCAGAAGAAGCCATGAGGCCACACCTCCACCCCGCAGGGAATTCCCCGGTGGGGGCCTCACTAGTTCAGCTGGTTCTATCTACCATCCCAGAGGGCACACAGTGACTCATTCCCAAGTAATAACAGAACCTGAACTGCCGCCGGCAAAAACGAAACCAAAACTACAAACAGAGGCGGGGAGTCCTGCAAAGCCCAGGTGCACCGAGGCTGTAGGCacctccccaggcccctcctccaccGGGGAAGGAGCCCGCGGCCCTGGAGCGACCCGCGGAGAGGAGGCGTCACCTTGGCTCGGCTCACGTTCTCCTTGGGGCCCTCAAGCTGCAGCCAGATGTGAGGGTTCTCGGGACAGTCCTTAGGGAGGACGCTCATCCCCACGCCGAAGATGCGTTCCACGCAGAGCTGCTGCTCCCGCACCCGCTCCTCTGCCTCCGCAGACACCGCAAAGCGGTCAGGGGACGGGGCGCCAGCCCCCCAGGTGGGCATGGCTGCTGCGCCCGGCCCTGGAAGGGGAGAAGGCGGTCAGAGTCTCACCGTCCCCTCGCCCGCACCAACCATCAACAGGTCGCGCATTAGTCACGACTCCGGTAAACAACCCCAGGAGGTAGCAGGAGTGGAGGCAATGGCAGCGTCCTCTCCTAGGGGACGTCACCCGGACCCGACTGCCTAAGCGACCCCGAGCAGGCAGGGAGGCGCTCCGGCGGGCCGGGGGCTGGCTCTCCTCCGGGGCCCAAGTGGCCTCTTAAAAATGAAGCCCGCTGCCCTCGGGGCCCCGGGCCGGCCCCTTCCAAGGCTCCGGCCACGCCCCCCGCGCCCCgccaccgcccctcccccagcccccgcggCCCCCTCCGTCGCGCCACGCGCCCCGCCGGGGGCTCAGGGGCTGGGCCCGACCCGCCCACAGCCTCCGCGGCCGCgctccccgccccggcccccggctCCGCGCTCCCGGGCGCCTACCGCCTCGGCCGCCTGCTTGGGCCTCGGGTCCCGCTGGCGCCTCTCGGTGCCCTCCGGGCCCCCGGCTGCGCCCGcgcccccagcccaggggacAAGGGCAGGGGGCCGGAATCTGGGCGGGCCTTCCCGGGCTGCTCACCCAACGGGGACCTCTCTCCGCCACATCTCGAAACTGTTTTTTTCAGTCACTTCCTGGCCTGGGGCGGAGTCAGCGCGGCTCCTCCCGGGGCTGGGCCGGCAGCGGGCTGAGCgctcccgccccccgccccacccccccccacgcCCTCGGGGATCCGCCCGCACCCGCCGACCCGTTCGCTCGTCTCGGTTCCTGGGGTTCCCGCCACGCTCTGCGCCGTTGTTTCTCGCGAACAGGGAACCCCTGGTGGGAAGCTGGTTCTTGAGGCTGTGTTAAACCAGAGAGGGGAAGTGACTGATCCAAGGTCACCAGATAGTGACGCtcttggcccaagtgctttgccaCCAAAAACAGCCGTGGTTTTGGAAAAGATAAATGGAAAGATGCCGCCGTGGGGGATGTCGAAgagaggaggggtgaggaggagtgggggtgggggctggaggagcTTCCACCCTGCTGTCCACCGCCCCTGTCCAGCCTCCCGCTGACCTCTCCAGAGGGGCTGTCCTGGAGCTCCGGGTTGGCTGCAGGCCTCCCGCCCTGGCTtcgtccctcctctccctcccagggCCCAACTGCTGTCACTTTACGCTTTGCCAAGGAGGAGGGGACTGCAGTGACAGCAGGTGTAGCAGAGTGGGAGGCAGGACAGCGTGTGGGACAGAGCagtatgggagggagggaggtaccAAGGCCAGGTGGTGGTGAGACCCGCAGAGAGGGCAGAGTGGGAGCAGGAAGGGGTAGGAGACAGGGGGGCTTAGGGGTGGCAGAACCACTCAGCTATGTCAAGAGGAAAGCGACACCAGCTCCCCGGTCCCCTGCACAGCTCCAGGCTGTGCTTGGCCCTGGTGCTTCTGGCCCTGGGGGCCGTGTGGGCCCAGGAGGGTTCTGAGCCCGTTCTTCTGGAGGGGGAATGCCTGGTGGTCTGTGAGCCTGGCCGAGCTGCAGCAGGGGGGCCTGGAGGTGCAGCCCTGGGAGAGGCACCCCCTGGACGAGTAGCATTCGCTGCCGTCCGGAGCCACCACCACGAGCCAGCTGGGGAGACTGGAAACGGCACCACCGGGGCCATCTACTTTGACCAGGTAATCCATCCCCTAACCCCTGTCCAGAGGATCTGGAAAGACccagcaaagacctggaatcaactgcCGAGCCCGCTTTGCTGTGCCTTGAACGCTAACAGCCCCTAGTTGCTCCCTGTTTGAGCACTGGTTGCTTTGCTTCCCTGCCTTACACACCCCCTCCTCGCCCCTCGCCACAGTTGCTTTGGAATCTGTACCTTCCTCTCACTCCTACTTGTTagccctcctctgccttcctcactGTCCCGGAGCCCCACTCAGCAGGGTCTGCTTCCCCCAGGTCCTGGTAAATGAGGGCGGCGGCTTTGACCGGGCCTCGGGCTCCTTTGTGGCCCCTGTCCGAGGAGTCTACAGCTTCCGGTTCCATGTGGTGAAGGTGTACAACCGCCAGACTGTGCAGGTGATCTGAATGCTGGGCCCCACCCCTAGCTccggaggggagggagagggcatcGGTGGTGCCTATGACCTCTGGgcagacccctcccctgccccactgactctggcctgaagccaggagcaaagggaGAAAGGGCCCGCCTAGCAGAGAGTAGAGGGTGCCTGGTGTCCGGCACTGGCCATCTCTCAGCCCTCCCAGGAGAACCCCTCAAGCCCCAGCTTCCCGAGAGGAAGCCCTTGGGAGAGTGGGCTTCTGAGCTAAGGCTGGGGTATGGGTGCTAACGGAGCGCCCCTCCCCAGGTGAGCCTGATGCTGAACACATGGCCTGTCATCTCAGCCTTTGCCAACGACCCTGACGTGACCCGGGAGGCAGCCACCAGCTCTGTGCTGCTGCCCCTGGACCCCGGGGACCGGGTGTCCCTGCGCCTGCGTCGGGGGAACCTGCTAGGTGGCTGGAAATACTCAAGCTTCTCTGGCTTCCTCATCTTCCCACTCTGAAAGCCCAAACCTCCCAAAGGATGGAAATCCAGCCCCTGGCCCACTGCcttctgccctcccctgccccagaaaCAGCATCTTTGGGGCAGGAGAGGGCCTCCCTCAGGCTGCTCCGTATTCCACCTCCCTGCATGGGACTGTGTGCCAAACACCCAAGGTTAAGAGTGGTGCTGGGGCATCTCCAGACCTGGCACttgtcacccacccacccagcccccagtgctctccccacctccctctgcagcccttcctgcctgcagccccaggagctAGGCTGTGTTTGGCAAATAGGGAGACCTGCACTGCTTTGCAGTCTCTGCTCCTCCTGTTCCCGcacccccacttcctgctgaGTGCTGTTCGGAGACAGGTGGTACAGGTGAGCCTGACAGGCCCCCGCAGGGGCCCAGATGGAGCAGCCCTGACTCCTTCCTGTgaggagtgccagcactgcagatctCGGCCAGCACCATCAGAAGCCGAGCCAGAGTATGCGCTAGGGCGGGAGACGCAGAAGCAAGCAGAAGTCAGGGAGACCCACAGAGCAATCGGAGCCTGCGACTGGTGAGGCACGAAGGGGGCATACATGTAGCATGAAGATGGCACACGTTCTGCATGTCTGTTGGGGCAGCCAGTGGGCAGAGATCCCGGCCGTCCATCTGTACTAATTCCCAGATGGACTCTGTCCCTCACCTCTTTGCCTGAGacttgggtgtgtgtgtttgctctGGCCAACAGCAGGTGTATGGAGTTAAAGGTGGGGGTAGCAGGTCATCTGTGAGCCATGGAACTTATCAGTGACCCTGCATCCCCTTGCTGGGCCACCTCCTAGAACATCTCCATCTTTGAAGCCTGAACTTCAATCACTCCACACTCTGAGTGCCACCTCTTTCCTGCCAGCTCTCTCTCGCCCGCCTTCACCGGACCTGTTTCAGTCCTTCTCCacgtctcttttctttctcctcatccATGCTTATCCTCCTCCGTAAACTTCCTGGGATCTCATGATTCATGAGATCAACCACTTTGCTACCAGCATCAAaatcaatccctctctctctctttatctctgtctctctctcctataCCCTCTCTTTCTTATCCCACTGGTCCATCATAGATGAATCTATCACTAACGTAACAGAGTGGCAGTCAATGAGACAGTATAAGATCACTGGAGAGAGAAGGTGTTTTACAGTTTGAATCAGGGGTTATGGGATACAAGAAGGTATGCTGTGCGGAAAACAAAGGTGAAATTGTATTATAGCCAAATCAAAAAGGTATTTAGTAATATATGAGTTAAATGGGAAACACTAATGTGAATTTGTGAtgttaaaaagaaataactttttcTTTCACCATTGGGCCATACTTTGTGGCTAGGAAGAATAGTTTAAGCAAGAGAGGAGGTTATTTCTGTCTGACATGCCAGAGTCTGCAGAGAGTCCAGGAATAGATGGCAGTTTTATGATCAACAAAGCCCAGTCCCCCTTTGCTGTTCCACCATCTTTCACATGCCAACTCGTGACCCAAGATGGCTCCCTCGGCTCCAGCTATTACATCAGCCCAACAGACgacagaaaggaggaaagaagaaagggcaCACCTCTTTCCTTTAAAGTTTTCTAAAAGTTGGACCCAGCATTTCTGATGGCATAATGTTGGCTACAATTTAATCACATCTGGCCATACCAATTCAGGAAGAGGCTAGGAAACACCGTCTTATGCAGGCAGCCATTGTCTATGAGCTAAGATGCAAGATCTTATAAGGAAGCAAAGGAGATTAGATGTTGGGAATGACAgctacacatttttcaaaatgcaaaCAGGACAGATCAGTTTGTAAATAATGATAGGCAAGTTACTCTATTATGTTTCATTTGCTGTGTAGCAAATTCCCACAAatttagtgacttaaaacaacaccTGATTATTATCTCATAGCTTCTATAGATCAAAAGTCCAGCAGAGCATGACTGGGTTCCCTGTTCAGGGTGTCACAAGGTCAAAAGCAAGGTGTAAGCAGAGTTGGAGGCTAAGAATCCACTTCCAAACTCGTTTAAGTTTAGTTCCTTATGGTTGTAGCACTGAGGTCTCTAGCTCGCTCCATCCTGCAGCCGACACCAGTGGGCCAAGTCACTCCAAAGCTACCAGTCTCTCAGgccttccctcctgccctctgAA
This window harbors:
- the KHNYN gene encoding protein KHNYN is translated as MPTWGAGAPSPDRFAVSAEAEERVREQQLCVERIFGVGMSVLPKDCPENPHIWLQLEGPKENVSRAKEYLKGLCSPELQEEIHYPPQLHCIFLGARGLFLDCLAWSTCAHLVPQAPGLLVVSGLTEAFVMAQSRVEELVERLSCDFRPGLSPGAGVTSDFSALLQSWPDDHRAALLQLPPAVQEELLSLVQEVSRGRGLQVPPSWEGNPGELRAPPGEARGSLDMGSMGQGDSRMASEEGHAMPKEVGRLGGPREMELRWKELPGGEAWEREVAFRTQTAGGRTGEGGPLRGKAPGKGVPQEGGGLSVQSEPPGAHGPCQRVAQPRGASLLQRLHNGSASPPRVPSPPPAPEPRWHCGDRGDRGDRGDRADKPQAGARGRGSPWKRGARGGNLVTGTQRFQEALQDPFNLCLANVPGQPGLRHIVIDGSNVAMVHGLQHHFSSRGIAIAVQYFWDRGHRDITVFVPQWRFSKDSKVRESHFLQKLYSLSLLSLTPSRVMDGKRISSYDDRFMVKLAEETDGIIVSNDQFRDLAEESDKWMAIIRERLLPFTFVGNLFMVPDDPLGRNGPTLDEFLKKPARTQGSSKVQHPPKGVAGHNNKQQGKEEEQGSSGIRKTRETERLRRQLLEVFLGQDHKVDFILQREPYCRDINQLSEALLSLNF
- the CBLN3 gene encoding cerebellin-3, which translates into the protein MSRGKRHQLPGPLHSSRLCLALVLLALGAVWAQEGSEPVLLEGECLVVCEPGRAAAGGPGGAALGEAPPGRVAFAAVRSHHHEPAGETGNGTTGAIYFDQVLVNEGGGFDRASGSFVAPVRGVYSFRFHVVKVYNRQTVQVSLMLNTWPVISAFANDPDVTREAATSSVLLPLDPGDRVSLRLRRGNLLGGWKYSSFSGFLIFPL